A region from the Panicum hallii strain FIL2 chromosome 1, PHallii_v3.1, whole genome shotgun sequence genome encodes:
- the LOC112880309 gene encoding proline-rich extensin-like protein EPR1 translates to MRSLVVLVLLTLLLTVHIARADEKQSGDKAHGNKDAKGADGGESSKRGDGDNGVGPVKKPHCKKPGHGPDPHGDGHGPPKKTECDDDGQESPSPPGDSAEAPSYTGNDHQPPPPPSVAPSSPPPPPSQSSPPPTYEQPSAPPPQSAPPATPPSNNAPPPSSSPPPAPPQQYPPPPQSSPPATPPTNYSPPPQSSPPATPPRNMPPPPSSSPPATPSQQYPPPPQTNPSATPPTNYSPPPQSSPPTTPPTNAPPPQYNPPATPPQQYALPPQSSPPTTPPANNSPPPKSNPPTTPPTNYSPPSESNPPATPPSNKPPPPSLSPPATHPGTPPPQSTPPATPSTNYSPPPQSSPAATPPTIYPPPPQSSPVATPPPSLSPPATPPQQYTPPQSIPPAKSPSNISPPPSSSSPTIPPPQSSPPTTPPTNYSPPPQSSPPATPPSNKPPPPSSTTATPPQQYSPPPQSSPPTTPPTNYSPPPQSSPPATPPSNMSPPPSSTPPATPPQQYPPPPQSSPPATPLANYSPPPQSNSPPATPPTNKSPPPSSSSPVTPPVYQPNNQPPPPSSSPTTMPPSQSPQPPTLSPPAIPPTYSQPPTSPAGPVVSPPQQASPPPSSPSAPATPPANQPYNRPPPPSSSTPTAPPQSTPPTNSPPSSLSPPTMPPTYFQPPPSPSSPPITPSQQSSPPPQSIPPPTIPNDQAHNQAPPSYNVPDWTKGWQQIYNFRDAMYWQIGKSVVQQLTKNNQYLTLVDVLWASMMPAGIGNNYFLVLKMADVSSQNVGRYQAFVWGVPQQQEFPWKVLSFQYVGN, encoded by the coding sequence ATGAGATCGTTAGTAGTTCTCGTCCTCCTCACCCTCCTCCTCACCGTCCACATAGCCCGAGCTGACGAGAAGCAATCTGGGGATAAGGCGCATGGTAACAAGGATGCCAAGGGAGCTGATGGTGGGGAAAGCTCAAAAAGAGGTGATGGTGATAATGGGGTTGGGCCGGTGAAGAAACCACACTGCAAAAAGCCAGGGCACGGTCCAGACCCACATGGTGATGGTCATGGGCCTCCGAAGAAAACCGAGTGTGATGACGATGGACAAGAATCGCCATCACCACCCGGTGACTCAGCTGAGGCTCCATCCTATACTGGTAATGACCACcaaccaccacctcctccatcaGTGGCTCCAagctcaccaccaccaccaccatcacaGTCCAGTCCCCCACCAACCTATGAGCAACCATCAGCACCACCACCACAGTCTGCTCCACCAGCCACTCCTCCAAGCAACAACGCGCCACCACCGTCTTCAAGTCCCCCACCTGCACCTCCACAACAATATCCTCCTCCACCACAATCTAGTCCGCCTGCCACACCTCCAACAAACTATTCACCTCCACCACAGTCCAGCCCACCTGCCACACCTCCAAGAAACATGCCGCCACCACCATCTTCGAGTCCCCCGGCTACACCTTCACAGCAGTACCCTCCTCCACCACAAACTAATCCTTCTGCCACTCCTCCAACTAACTATTCACCTCCACCACAATCTAGTCCTCCTACCACTCCTCCAACAAACGCACCCCCGCCACAGTATAACCCACCTGCCACACCTCCACAACAATATGCTCTTCCACCACAATCTAGTCCTCCTACCACTCCTCCAGCCAACAATTCGCCTCCACCAAAGTCTAATCCTCCTACCACACCTCCAACCAACTATTCACCTCCATCAGAGTCTAACCCACCTGCTACACCTCCAAGCAACAAGCCACCTCCGCCATCTTTAAGTCCCCCGGCTACACATCCTGGCACACCTCCACCACAATCTACTCCTCCTGCCACACCTTCGACTAACTATTCCCCTCCACCACAGTCTAGCCCAGCTGCCACACCTCCGACTATCTATCCCCCTCCACCACAGTCTAGCCCAGTTGCCACACCTCCACCGTCTTTAAGTCCGCCAGCTACACCTCCACAACAATATACTCCACCACAATCTATCCCACCTGCCAAATCTCCGAGCAACATATCGCCTCCaccgtcttcgagttctccaaCTATACCTCCACCACAATCTAGTCCTCCTACCACACCTCCAACCAACTATTCACCTCCACCACAATCGAGCCCACCCGCCACACCTCCAAGCAACAAGCCGCCTCCACCTTCCAGTACCACGGCTACACCTCCACAACAATACTCTCCTCCTCCACAATCTAGTCCACCTACCACACCTCCAACAAACTATTCACCTCCACCACAGTCAAGCCCACCTGCCACACCACCAAGCAACATGTCGCCTCCACCATCCTCAACTCCCCCGGCCACACCTCCACAGCAGTACCCTCCTCCACCACAATCTAGTCCTCCTGCCACACCTTTAGCTAACTATTCACCTCCACCACAGTCTAATAGCCCACCTGCGACACCTCCCACTAACAAGTCACCTCCACCGTCTTCAAGTTCCCCTGTTACACCTCCAGTATATCAGCCAAATAACCAGCCACCTCCACCATCCTCTAGCCCCACTACCATGCCTCCGTCACAATCTCCGCAGCCACCAACTTTAAGTCCACCTGCTATACCTCCAACGTATAGCCAACCACCTACATCACCAGCCGGACCTGTTGTCTCACCTCCACAACAAGCAAGTCCACCTCCATCATCTCCAAGTGCTCCTGCCACACCTCCAGCAAATCAACCATATAACCGGCCACCTCCACCGTCCTCTAGTACTCCTACCGCACCACCACAATCTACACCTCCAACTAACTCGCCTCCATCATCTTTGAGTCCACCTACCATGCCTCCAACCTATTTCCAGCCACCTCCATCACCATCTAGTCCCCCTATCACGCCTTCACAACAATCTAGTCCACCACCACAATCAATTCCTCCTCCTACAATTCCAAATGACCAAGCTCACAACCAGGCACCACCATCATACAATGTCCCAGATTGGACCAAAGGGTGGCAACAAATCTACAACTTCCGGGATGCCATGTACTGGCAGATCGGAAAATCTGTTGTCCAGCAATTGACAAAGAATAACCAGTACCTTACTCTCGTTGATGTGCTTTGGGCAAGCATGATGCCTGCTGGCATCGGAAACAACTACTTCCTAGTGCTGAAAATGGCAGATGTATCGTCCCAGAATGTCGGCAGGTACCAAGCATTTGTGTGGGGTGTGCCCCAGCAGCAAGAGTTCCCATGGAAAGTACTGTCTTTCCAGTATGTGGGAAACTAA